A window from Desulfovibrio sp. Fe33 encodes these proteins:
- the rpoB gene encoding DNA-directed RNA polymerase subunit beta codes for MGQLRKKFGKIVNTLPIPHLLELQVDSYNRFLQAETPPASRGDFGLEGVFRSVFPIEDFNKTASLDFVSYEIGEPKYDVDECISKGLTFETPIRITVRLVVFDVDEETDNRTIRDIKEQDIYFGTLPLMTEKGTYVINGTERVIVNQLQRSPGIIFEHDSGKSHSSRKVLYSSRIIPMRGSWLDFDFDHKDILYVRIDRRRKMPVTILLKAMGLSRADILDYFYDVESYTLLKNKVMRTVVAEQYRKEVAYTDVEVDGKVLLKKGVDITRGAWKKLVRHEVKTIEVDPTSLVGLFLARDIVDKNGEVIAEAAEEVTQDLVDRLRDAKIKDLEVLHTHGMEVSSSLRDTLLLDKTTDMESAQIEIYRRLRPSSPPTPEIAASFFENLFRSSDYYDLSSVGRYKLNARLNQEVDLSIRTLTNEDILLAVKELMRLKDSHGPADDIDHLGNRRVRPVGELVENQYRIGLVRMERAIKERMSLQEVATLMPHDLINPKPVAAVLKEFFGTSQLSQFMDQTNPLSEVTHKRRLSALGPGGLTRERAGFEVRDVHTSHYGRICPIETPEGPNIGLIVSLTTYAKVNDYGFIETPYRKVVDKKITNEVNYMDASKEAKEVVAQANAPLDKNGVFLNARVNARLAGDVQLTAAEDVTCMDISPSQTVSISAALIPFLEHDDANRALMGSNMMRQAVPLLQAEEPLVGTDMEGPVARDSGACVLAQEDGIIHYVDAERIIINYDNGLYPNTGGSKHYELQKWHKSNQNSCFGQTPRVQVGQRVKKGDVLADGPGIDHGELALGKNLLVAFMPWCGFNYEDSVLISERMVKEDVYTSIHIEEFELVARDTKLGPEEITRDISNVSEEMLRNLDECGIIRIGARIKPDDIMVGKITPKGETQLTPEEKLLRAIFGDKARDVKNTSLKVPPGIAGTIVDVKVFNRRSGEKDDRTKAIEDAELAAFDVKEQKHVAALTDAIREKVWTVLEGATLKKDLAGPKKATLGKTGEIIDRESVDSVPVKKLIGLFDREVNDQLKLIVADYEQQIAFIKNIYDVKREKVTEGDDLPPGVIKMVKVYVAVKRKLSVGDKMAGRHGNKGVVSCILPEEDMPFFEDGTPMDIVLNPLGVPSRMNIGQIMETHLGMAGRKLGQQVQAMLEESENSIASIRKEVKAILDTGDMDELIDSMSDEEFVDAVKKLKNGIVAKTPVFDGAEEEGIWGWLEKAGLASDGKFILYDGRTGEPFHNRVTVGIMYYLKLHHLVDEKIHARSTGPYSLVTQQPLGGKAQFGGQRLGEMEVWALEAYGAAYLLQEFLTVKSDDVQGRVKMYEKIVKGDNFLEAGLPESFNVLVKELMSLGLDVTLHYEDRKRPGQPQQPVAVPAGPQPLVD; via the coding sequence ATGGGTCAACTGAGAAAAAAATTCGGCAAAATCGTCAACACGCTCCCCATCCCGCATCTGCTGGAGCTCCAGGTGGATTCGTACAATCGTTTCCTCCAGGCAGAGACCCCGCCGGCCAGCCGGGGCGACTTCGGGCTTGAGGGCGTGTTCAGGTCCGTTTTTCCCATTGAAGATTTCAACAAGACCGCTAGCCTTGATTTCGTGTCCTATGAAATCGGCGAACCAAAATACGACGTCGATGAGTGCATCTCCAAGGGTTTGACCTTTGAGACGCCCATCCGTATCACCGTCCGTCTCGTAGTTTTTGACGTGGATGAAGAGACCGACAACCGCACGATTCGCGACATCAAGGAACAGGACATATACTTCGGCACGCTTCCGCTGATGACAGAGAAGGGCACCTATGTCATCAACGGCACCGAGCGCGTCATCGTCAACCAGCTGCAGCGCTCCCCGGGCATCATCTTTGAACATGACTCGGGCAAGTCGCACTCCAGCCGCAAGGTCCTTTATTCGAGCCGCATCATTCCCATGCGCGGCTCCTGGCTCGACTTCGATTTCGACCACAAGGATATTCTGTACGTCCGCATCGACCGCCGCCGCAAGATGCCCGTGACCATTCTGCTGAAGGCCATGGGGCTCTCCCGCGCGGATATTCTCGACTACTTCTACGATGTCGAATCCTACACCTTGCTGAAGAACAAGGTCATGCGCACGGTTGTGGCCGAGCAGTATCGCAAGGAAGTCGCCTATACCGACGTCGAAGTGGACGGCAAAGTCCTCCTTAAAAAGGGCGTCGATATCACCAGGGGCGCCTGGAAGAAGCTCGTGCGCCACGAAGTGAAGACCATCGAGGTCGATCCCACTTCCCTGGTAGGCCTGTTCCTGGCCCGCGACATCGTGGACAAGAACGGCGAGGTCATCGCCGAGGCCGCCGAAGAAGTGACTCAGGATCTCGTCGATCGCCTTCGCGACGCCAAGATCAAGGATCTTGAAGTCCTGCATACGCACGGCATGGAGGTTTCCTCTTCCCTGCGCGACACCCTGCTGCTCGACAAGACCACGGACATGGAGTCCGCGCAGATCGAGATTTACCGCAGGTTGCGTCCGAGCTCGCCGCCGACTCCCGAGATTGCCGCCAGCTTCTTCGAGAACCTGTTCCGGTCTTCCGATTATTACGATCTCTCCAGCGTGGGCCGCTACAAGCTCAATGCCCGCCTGAACCAGGAAGTGGACCTTTCCATCCGCACCCTGACCAACGAGGACATTCTCCTCGCGGTCAAGGAACTGATGCGCCTCAAGGACTCCCACGGCCCGGCCGACGACATCGACCATCTGGGCAACCGCCGCGTTCGTCCCGTGGGCGAACTGGTGGAAAACCAGTACCGCATCGGCCTCGTCCGCATGGAGCGCGCCATCAAGGAGCGCATGTCCCTGCAGGAAGTGGCCACCCTGATGCCCCATGATCTGATCAACCCCAAGCCGGTTGCCGCCGTGCTCAAGGAGTTCTTCGGAACTTCCCAGCTCAGCCAGTTCATGGACCAGACCAACCCGCTTTCCGAGGTTACTCACAAGCGCCGCCTGTCGGCCTTGGGACCCGGCGGCCTGACCCGCGAGCGTGCGGGCTTCGAAGTGCGCGACGTGCACACTTCGCACTACGGCCGTATCTGCCCCATTGAGACCCCGGAAGGCCCGAACATCGGTCTGATCGTCTCCCTGACCACCTACGCCAAGGTCAACGACTACGGTTTCATCGAGACTCCGTACCGCAAAGTGGTAGACAAGAAGATCACTAACGAAGTCAACTACATGGACGCCTCCAAAGAGGCCAAGGAAGTTGTGGCTCAGGCCAACGCTCCCCTGGACAAGAACGGCGTCTTCCTCAACGCCCGCGTCAATGCGCGTCTGGCTGGCGATGTTCAGCTGACCGCGGCCGAGGACGTTACCTGCATGGACATCAGCCCGAGCCAGACGGTTTCCATCTCGGCCGCGCTGATTCCCTTCCTGGAGCACGATGACGCCAACCGCGCGCTCATGGGTTCCAACATGATGCGTCAGGCCGTGCCCCTTCTCCAGGCCGAGGAGCCGCTTGTCGGCACCGACATGGAAGGCCCGGTCGCGCGCGACTCCGGGGCCTGCGTATTGGCCCAGGAAGACGGCATCATCCACTACGTGGACGCCGAACGCATCATCATCAATTACGACAACGGCTTGTACCCCAACACCGGCGGTTCCAAGCATTACGAGCTGCAGAAGTGGCACAAGTCCAACCAGAACTCCTGCTTCGGCCAGACGCCTCGCGTCCAGGTCGGGCAGCGGGTCAAGAAGGGCGATGTCCTGGCTGACGGTCCGGGCATCGACCACGGCGAGCTTGCCCTCGGCAAGAACCTGCTGGTTGCCTTCATGCCCTGGTGCGGCTTCAACTACGAAGACTCCGTTCTTATCTCCGAGCGTATGGTGAAGGAGGATGTCTATACCTCCATCCACATCGAGGAGTTCGAACTGGTTGCTCGCGACACCAAACTCGGACCCGAGGAAATTACTCGAGACATCTCCAACGTTTCCGAAGAGATGCTCCGTAACCTCGACGAATGCGGCATCATCCGCATCGGCGCCCGGATCAAACCGGACGACATCATGGTCGGCAAGATCACGCCCAAGGGCGAGACTCAGCTTACCCCCGAGGAAAAGCTGCTTCGCGCCATCTTCGGCGACAAGGCCCGCGACGTGAAAAACACGTCCCTGAAGGTTCCGCCGGGAATCGCAGGCACCATCGTCGACGTGAAGGTCTTCAACCGCCGTTCCGGCGAGAAGGATGACCGCACCAAGGCTATCGAGGACGCCGAACTGGCCGCCTTCGACGTCAAGGAGCAGAAGCACGTCGCCGCTTTGACCGACGCCATTCGCGAGAAGGTCTGGACCGTGCTCGAGGGCGCGACGCTGAAGAAGGATCTCGCCGGTCCCAAGAAGGCTACTCTGGGCAAGACCGGGGAGATTATCGATCGCGAGTCCGTGGATTCCGTTCCGGTCAAGAAGCTCATCGGCCTGTTCGACCGCGAGGTCAACGACCAGCTCAAGCTGATCGTGGCCGACTACGAACAGCAGATCGCCTTCATCAAGAACATCTATGATGTGAAGCGCGAGAAAGTGACCGAGGGCGATGATCTGCCTCCGGGCGTCATCAAGATGGTCAAGGTCTACGTCGCCGTTAAGCGTAAGCTTTCCGTGGGCGACAAGATGGCCGGCCGTCACGGCAACAAGGGTGTCGTGTCCTGCATCCTGCCCGAAGAGGACATGCCGTTCTTCGAGGACGGTACTCCCATGGACATCGTTCTGAACCCCCTGGGCGTTCCTTCCCGTATGAACATCGGGCAGATCATGGAAACGCACCTGGGTATGGCCGGACGTAAGCTCGGCCAGCAGGTCCAGGCGATGCTTGAGGAGAGCGAGAACTCCATTGCCTCCATCCGCAAGGAGGTCAAGGCGATCCTTGACACCGGCGACATGGACGAGTTGATCGACTCCATGTCCGACGAGGAGTTCGTGGACGCGGTCAAGAAGCTCAAGAACGGCATCGTCGCGAAGACCCCGGTCTTCGACGGAGCCGAGGAAGAGGGCATCTGGGGCTGGCTGGAAAAGGCCGGTCTCGCTTCGGACGGCAAGTTCATCCTGTATGACGGCCGTACCGGCGAACCGTTCCACAACCGGGTCACGGTGGGCATCATGTACTACCTCAAGCTGCACCACCTGGTTGATGAGAAGATTCACGCCCGCTCCACCGGTCCTTACTCCCTGGTTACGCAACAGCCCCTGGGCGGTAAGGCTCAGTTCGGCGGCCAGCGCTTGGGTGAGATGGAAGTCTGGGCCCTCGAGGCCTATGGCGCCGCCTATCTTCTGCAGGAATTCCTGACCGTCAAATCCGATGACGTGCAGGGCCGCGTGAAGATGTACGAGAAGATCGTCAAGGGCGACAACTTCCTGGAAGCCGGTCTGCCGGAATCCTTCAACGTCCTGGTCAAGGAACTCATGTCGCTGGGTCTTGATGTGACCCTGCACTACGAGGACCGCAAGCGTCCCGGTCAGCCGCAGCAGCCCGTAGCCGTTCCGGCGGGGCCCCAGCCGCTGGTGGACTAG
- the rplL gene encoding 50S ribosomal protein L7/L12 — MADITKEQVVEFIGNMTVLELSEFIKELEDVFGVEAAAPAAAVIAAPAAGGEAAAEEEKTEFDVVLTSAGSNKIAVIKAVRALTGLGLKEAKALVDEAPKALKEGVSKDEADDAAKQLQEAGAEVEVK; from the coding sequence ATGGCTGATATCACCAAAGAGCAGGTTGTCGAATTCATCGGCAACATGACCGTTCTGGAACTTTCCGAATTCATCAAGGAACTCGAAGACGTGTTCGGCGTCGAGGCTGCCGCTCCGGCTGCCGCCGTGATCGCCGCTCCGGCCGCCGGTGGCGAAGCCGCCGCCGAGGAAGAGAAGACCGAGTTTGACGTCGTCCTGACCTCCGCCGGCAGCAACAAGATTGCCGTCATCAAGGCCGTCCGCGCCCTGACCGGTCTGGGCCTGAAGGAAGCCAAGGCTTTGGTTGACGAAGCTCCGAAGGCCCTGAAGGAAGGCGTCTCCAAGGATGAGGCCGACGACGCTGCCAAGCAGCTTCAGGAAGCCGGCGCCGAAGTTGAAGTCAAGTAA
- the rplJ gene encoding 50S ribosomal protein L10 produces the protein MNRQEKAQIIEQLHEKASRASIAVVTDFKGMTVEEMTQLRSKCYEVGVDYQVVKNTLARLALNDTDHGVLSEHLKENCAIALGYDDPIALAKALSDYAKTNKKFAMRFGTLEGQFLDSDAVKELAKMPSKPELLSSLLGTMQAVPRNFVCLFANIERKFLYALTAIKEQKEAA, from the coding sequence ATGAACAGGCAAGAAAAAGCCCAGATCATCGAGCAGCTGCACGAAAAAGCTTCGCGCGCCAGCATCGCCGTCGTCACCGACTTCAAGGGCATGACCGTTGAGGAAATGACCCAGTTGCGCTCCAAGTGCTACGAAGTCGGCGTCGATTACCAAGTCGTCAAGAATACCCTGGCCCGGTTGGCTCTCAATGACACCGATCATGGTGTATTGAGCGAACACCTTAAAGAGAACTGCGCCATTGCGCTCGGGTACGATGATCCCATCGCCCTGGCAAAGGCGCTGTCCGATTACGCCAAGACGAACAAAAAGTTCGCCATGCGTTTCGGCACTCTCGAAGGCCAATTTCTTGACAGCGACGCCGTGAAGGAACTCGCCAAGATGCCCAGCAAGCCTGAGCTCTTGAGTTCCCTCCTCGGCACGATGCAGGCCGTACCTCGCAATTTCGTCTGTCTGTTCGCCAACATCGAGCGCAAGTTCCTGTATGCCTTGACCGCCATCAAGGAACAGAAGGAAGCCGCGTAA
- the rplA gene encoding 50S ribosomal protein L1, with translation MPKHGKKYRNAVGDRDTAVRVDVEEGVKAAVAAAYAKFDETVDVAINLGVDPKYSDQMIRGAVSLPNGLGKDIRVAVFCRGEKENEAKEAGADFYGSDDLVEKIQSGWLDFDKAVATPDMMAVVGKIGRVLGPRGLMPNAKTGTVTMDVAKAVSELKAGKVEFKVDKAGVLHAPIGKVSFGPEKLLENLKALLDTVMRLKPSSAKGTYMKALAVSSTMGPGVKIDPLTVRKFLEA, from the coding sequence ATGCCTAAGCATGGAAAAAAATACCGCAACGCCGTGGGTGATCGCGACACCGCTGTGCGCGTCGATGTGGAAGAGGGCGTGAAGGCCGCTGTGGCCGCCGCCTACGCCAAGTTCGACGAGACCGTGGATGTGGCCATCAACCTGGGCGTCGATCCGAAATACTCCGATCAGATGATCCGCGGCGCCGTCAGCCTGCCCAACGGACTGGGCAAGGACATCCGCGTCGCCGTCTTCTGCCGGGGCGAAAAGGAAAACGAGGCCAAGGAAGCCGGTGCCGATTTCTACGGTTCCGACGATCTGGTCGAGAAGATCCAGTCCGGCTGGCTCGATTTCGACAAGGCCGTGGCGACCCCCGACATGATGGCCGTTGTCGGCAAGATCGGCCGCGTGCTCGGTCCCCGTGGGCTGATGCCCAACGCCAAGACCGGCACCGTGACCATGGATGTGGCCAAGGCCGTGTCCGAACTCAAGGCCGGTAAGGTCGAGTTCAAGGTCGACAAGGCCGGCGTGCTGCACGCCCCCATCGGTAAGGTCTCCTTCGGCCCCGAGAAGCTTCTCGAGAACCTCAAGGCTCTGCTGGATACCGTCATGCGCCTCAAGCCCTCCTCCGCGAAGGGCACCTACATGAAAGCGCTGGCTGTTTCGTCCACCATGGGCCCGGGTGTCAAGATCGACCCCCTGACGGTTCGCAAGTTTCTCGAAGCCTAA
- the rplK gene encoding 50S ribosomal protein L11, giving the protein MAKKELGKIKLQIPAGSANPSPPVGPALGQHGVNIMEFCKAFNARTQDQKGLIIPVVITVYADRSFDFITKTPPAAVLLLKAAKLEKGSGEPNKVKVGKVTKAQIKEIAELKMADLNANDIEHAMLQIEGTARSMGLEVKA; this is encoded by the coding sequence ATGGCTAAGAAAGAATTAGGAAAGATCAAACTGCAGATTCCCGCTGGCAGTGCGAACCCTTCTCCGCCGGTTGGTCCGGCCCTGGGTCAGCACGGCGTGAACATCATGGAGTTCTGCAAGGCGTTTAACGCCAGAACGCAGGACCAGAAGGGTCTGATAATCCCGGTTGTCATCACCGTGTACGCGGACCGTTCCTTTGATTTCATCACCAAGACCCCTCCGGCTGCAGTGCTTCTGCTGAAGGCCGCCAAGCTTGAGAAGGGCTCCGGTGAACCGAACAAGGTCAAGGTCGGCAAGGTCACCAAGGCGCAGATCAAAGAGATCGCCGAGTTGAAGATGGCTGATTTGAACGCCAATGACATCGAGCACGCCATGCTTCAGATTGAGGGCACTGCCCGCAGCATGGGCCTCGAAGTCAAGGCCTAG
- the nusG gene encoding transcription termination/antitermination protein NusG, translated as MDAIMEHAAPRARWYIVHTYSGFEQRVEQTVREMMRTGQDKGLIEEVVMPTEKIVEMVKGERKTSTRKFYPGYIMIKMILTDDSWHLIQSIPRVTGFVGGKNRPAPMRDSEAENILNMMESRQEKPRPKFNFERGDEVRVIDGPFSGFNGVVEEVNYDKGKLKVSVSIFGRQTPVELDFVQVDKG; from the coding sequence ATGGATGCCATAATGGAACACGCAGCGCCTCGTGCACGCTGGTACATAGTTCACACCTACTCGGGTTTCGAGCAGCGTGTGGAACAGACCGTGCGTGAAATGATGCGCACCGGACAGGACAAGGGCCTTATTGAAGAAGTCGTTATGCCCACCGAAAAGATCGTCGAGATGGTCAAGGGTGAGCGGAAGACTTCGACCCGAAAGTTCTATCCGGGATACATCATGATCAAGATGATCCTGACCGACGATTCCTGGCATCTCATCCAGTCCATTCCGCGCGTGACGGGATTCGTAGGCGGCAAGAACCGCCCGGCCCCCATGCGCGATAGCGAGGCGGAGAACATCCTCAACATGATGGAGAGCCGCCAGGAAAAGCCCCGTCCCAAGTTCAACTTCGAACGCGGCGACGAGGTTCGGGTCATCGACGGCCCGTTTTCCGGGTTCAACGGTGTTGTGGAAGAAGTCAATTACGACAAGGGCAAGCTCAAAGTATCCGTCTCTATCTTCGGGCGTCAGACTCCTGTGGAGCTTGATTTTGTCCAGGTGGACAAGGGATAG
- the secE gene encoding preprotein translocase subunit SecE, whose protein sequence is MAKKKGKKVAEKPTAQSQAAGLKDKLTELKEFFEESKVEIKKVVWPTRKETVATCIAVLVVSVVIALYLGVVDLALSKIVEAILS, encoded by the coding sequence ATGGCCAAGAAGAAAGGCAAGAAGGTCGCTGAAAAGCCGACCGCACAGTCCCAGGCAGCCGGTCTGAAGGACAAGCTCACTGAACTCAAGGAGTTCTTTGAGGAGTCCAAAGTCGAGATCAAAAAGGTAGTCTGGCCGACCCGCAAGGAGACCGTCGCCACGTGCATCGCCGTGTTGGTCGTTTCCGTGGTCATCGCTCTCTACCTGGGCGTTGTGGATTTGGCGCTCTCCAAGATCGTCGAGGCCATCCTCTCCTAG
- the rpmG gene encoding 50S ribosomal protein L33, with amino-acid sequence MRVNIQLQCTECKRKNYATQKNKKNTTGRLEVSKYCPWDKKHTLHKESK; translated from the coding sequence ATGCGAGTCAACATTCAGCTGCAATGCACCGAGTGCAAGCGTAAGAATTACGCTACGCAGAAGAACAAGAAGAATACTACCGGACGTCTGGAAGTGTCCAAGTATTGTCCCTGGGACAAGAAGCACACTCTCCACAAAGAGTCCAAGTAG
- the tuf gene encoding elongation factor Tu, with protein sequence MGKAKFERSKPHVNIGTIGHIDHGKTTLTAAITKLAAMAGHGEFIAFDEIDKAPEEKERGITIATSHVEYETEKRHYAHVDCPGHADYIKNMITGAAQMDGAILVCAATDGPMPQTREHILLARQVGVPAMVVFMNKCDMVDDEELLELVELEIRELLSKYDFPGDDVPVIQGSALKALECESVDDPAAKPIFDLLAACDEYIPEPERDIDMPFLMPVEDVFSISGRGTVITGRVERGVVKVGDEIEIIGIKPTIKTTCTGVEMFRKLLDQGQAGDNVGLLIRGVKREEVERGQVAAKPGSITPHTKFKAEVYVLSKDEGGRHTPFFSGYRPQFYFRTTDVTGVVTLEEGVEMVMPGDNATFNVEMIAPIAMEVGLRFAIREGGRTVGAGVVTEITE encoded by the coding sequence ATGGGTAAAGCTAAATTTGAACGTAGCAAGCCTCACGTCAACATCGGCACCATCGGTCACATCGACCATGGTAAGACCACGCTGACCGCTGCTATCACCAAGCTGGCCGCCATGGCCGGTCATGGCGAGTTCATTGCCTTCGACGAGATCGACAAGGCTCCTGAAGAAAAAGAGCGCGGCATCACCATCGCCACTTCCCACGTTGAGTACGAGACCGAAAAGCGTCACTATGCTCACGTGGACTGCCCCGGTCACGCCGACTACATCAAGAACATGATCACTGGCGCCGCCCAGATGGATGGCGCTATTCTGGTTTGCGCCGCCACCGACGGTCCCATGCCCCAGACTCGTGAGCACATCCTGCTCGCCCGTCAGGTCGGCGTGCCCGCCATGGTCGTCTTCATGAACAAGTGCGACATGGTCGACGACGAAGAGCTGCTGGAACTGGTCGAGCTCGAAATTCGCGAGCTGCTGTCCAAGTACGACTTCCCCGGCGACGACGTTCCGGTCATCCAGGGTTCCGCCCTGAAGGCCCTGGAATGCGAGTCCGTCGACGATCCTGCCGCCAAGCCGATCTTTGATCTGCTGGCCGCCTGCGACGAGTATATCCCCGAACCGGAGCGCGACATCGACATGCCGTTCCTGATGCCCGTTGAGGACGTCTTCTCCATCTCCGGCCGTGGTACCGTTATCACCGGTCGTGTGGAGCGCGGTGTCGTCAAGGTCGGCGACGAAATCGAAATCATCGGCATCAAGCCCACCATCAAGACCACCTGCACCGGTGTCGAGATGTTCCGCAAGCTGCTCGACCAGGGCCAGGCCGGTGACAACGTCGGTCTGCTGATCCGTGGCGTGAAGCGCGAGGAAGTGGAACGCGGCCAGGTTGCTGCCAAGCCCGGTTCCATCACCCCGCACACCAAGTTCAAGGCCGAAGTCTACGTCCTGTCCAAGGATGAAGGCGGCCGCCACACCCCGTTCTTCTCCGGCTACCGTCCGCAGTTCTACTTCCGTACGACCGACGTCACCGGCGTCGTCACCCTGGAAGAGGGCGTCGAAATGGTCATGCCCGGCGATAATGCCACCTTCAATGTTGAGATGATCGCCCCCATCGCCATGGAAGTCGGTCTGCGCTTCGCCATCCGCGAAGGCGGCCGCACCGTCGGTGCCGGTGTCGTCACCGAGATCACGGAGTAA
- a CDS encoding substrate-binding periplasmic protein: MTHDLAGQAYVDQENWELRGIEHSGKRAFNLEVVREIMLAIGNKGRIREVSFAQGMQALSSRPDTVFFNVYRTPQREARFKWVGPLQREIDYLYGLRSSGPIGGLAEAKQVPGICTVDGSQHHATLLELGFTNIVPARTYLQCFAMLKEGAVTLAVSSEETLLRKLRQTKLPASDISRVSEPLLQSAGYIAFSPDIDDTTVRKWQAALNALISSGRFQELYERYY, encoded by the coding sequence ATGACTCACGACCTGGCCGGGCAAGCCTACGTGGACCAGGAGAACTGGGAACTTCGCGGCATAGAGCACTCGGGCAAACGCGCGTTCAACCTTGAAGTGGTCCGGGAGATCATGCTCGCCATAGGCAACAAGGGCCGCATCCGGGAGGTGTCCTTCGCCCAGGGAATGCAGGCCCTCTCCTCCCGGCCGGACACCGTATTCTTCAACGTCTACCGGACGCCACAGCGCGAAGCGCGGTTCAAATGGGTAGGTCCTCTCCAACGGGAAATCGACTACCTGTACGGCCTCCGCAGCAGCGGTCCCATCGGCGGGCTCGCCGAGGCCAAACAGGTCCCGGGCATCTGCACCGTGGACGGAAGCCAGCACCACGCCACCCTGCTGGAACTCGGCTTCACGAACATCGTTCCAGCACGCACCTATCTTCAATGCTTCGCCATGCTCAAAGAGGGGGCCGTCACACTGGCCGTCTCTTCCGAAGAGACGCTGCTGCGCAAACTCCGGCAAACGAAACTCCCTGCCTCCGACATTAGCCGCGTGTCCGAACCGCTGCTCCAGTCCGCGGGGTACATCGCCTTTTCACCGGATATCGACGACACCACCGTCCGCAAGTGGCAAGCAGCCCTGAACGCCCTGATCAGCTCCGGCCGGTTCCAGGAGCTCTACGAACGCTATTATTGA
- a CDS encoding tRNA dihydrouridine synthase codes for MNRFSITPDSPWLAPLAGYSDLPFRMLVRKYGCAVACSEMVSVKGMAFKNSGTRRLIATCPEDDPMVLQLFGSEAQYFPPVMEKLIGMGYRNFDLNAGCPVRKVLKSGSGVQLMEDLDKLVELASIMVAKAAEHPEGGRVGVKFRLGFNKGEEVFLDLARRLEDVGVDWVTLHPRYGKQMFAGQANWAKLAELKKAVSIPVIGSGDLFSAEEGARCIKETGIDAIMFARGALFDPSIFARYAAIRAGSPLPVRDGAFLADIVCEHIRLTRLFEGDTRSFRKIRSIVPRYAKGLRGIRSLRASLLQCETWEDLERAAEVIRDLEPADPETDWPPVDEICR; via the coding sequence ATGAACCGCTTTTCCATCACCCCCGACTCCCCGTGGCTGGCCCCCCTTGCGGGCTACTCCGATCTGCCCTTCCGTATGCTCGTGCGCAAATACGGATGTGCCGTGGCCTGTTCCGAAATGGTCTCCGTCAAAGGCATGGCCTTCAAGAACTCCGGCACACGGCGTCTTATCGCCACCTGTCCCGAAGACGACCCCATGGTCCTCCAGCTCTTCGGCTCCGAGGCGCAGTATTTCCCCCCGGTCATGGAAAAACTAATCGGCATGGGATACCGCAATTTCGACCTCAACGCGGGCTGCCCGGTGCGCAAGGTCCTCAAGTCCGGCTCCGGCGTGCAACTCATGGAGGATCTCGACAAACTGGTCGAATTGGCCTCCATCATGGTGGCCAAGGCCGCCGAGCACCCCGAGGGCGGCCGCGTGGGCGTCAAGTTCCGCCTGGGCTTCAACAAAGGCGAGGAAGTCTTCCTCGACCTTGCCCGCAGACTTGAAGACGTCGGCGTCGACTGGGTCACGCTCCACCCGCGCTACGGCAAACAAATGTTCGCAGGCCAGGCCAACTGGGCAAAACTGGCCGAGCTCAAAAAGGCCGTCTCCATCCCGGTCATCGGGTCCGGCGATCTGTTCTCCGCCGAAGAAGGCGCGCGCTGCATTAAAGAAACCGGCATCGACGCCATCATGTTCGCCCGGGGAGCCCTCTTCGATCCCTCCATCTTCGCCCGCTACGCCGCCATCCGCGCCGGCTCCCCCCTGCCCGTGCGCGACGGCGCGTTTCTGGCGGACATCGTCTGCGAACACATTCGCCTGACCCGGCTCTTCGAAGGCGACACGCGCTCCTTCCGCAAAATCCGCTCCATCGTTCCCCGCTACGCCAAGGGGCTCCGGGGAATCCGGTCCCTGCGCGCCTCCCTGCTCCAATGCGAGACCTGGGAAGATCTGGAACGGGCGGCCGAGGTCATCCGGGACCTGGAACCGGCCGACCCCGAAACCGACTGGCCCCCTGTTGACGAAATTTGCCGATAG